The proteins below are encoded in one region of Pirellulales bacterium:
- a CDS encoding phosphoribosylanthranilate isomerase, translating to MFRIKICGVTNTDDGRLAAEAGADAIGLNFYSPSPRSVTPERAAEIADSMPDGVLRVGVFVNATLDEIESICDRVTLDAIQLHGDEPPEFLAALTRLPVVRAFRLGEEGPDHIHTYLAECQELDCSPRLVLIDSHQVGQFGGTGATADWNAVADLGAMLAERAIVLAGGLTPDNVAEAIDTVHPAAVDTASGVEREPGHKDPLRVRAFVERAKGAYRRLDDDLV from the coding sequence GTGTTTCGCATCAAGATCTGTGGCGTGACCAACACGGACGATGGACGTCTCGCCGCGGAGGCGGGAGCAGACGCCATTGGGCTGAACTTCTACTCCCCCAGTCCACGATCGGTTACCCCCGAGCGGGCCGCCGAGATCGCCGACTCGATGCCCGACGGGGTGTTGCGTGTGGGGGTCTTCGTCAACGCGACGCTGGACGAGATCGAGTCGATCTGCGACCGCGTGACGCTCGATGCCATCCAGTTGCATGGCGACGAGCCCCCCGAGTTTCTGGCTGCCCTCACGCGATTGCCCGTCGTGCGTGCCTTCCGGCTGGGGGAAGAAGGCCCCGATCACATCCACACCTACCTGGCCGAGTGCCAGGAGCTCGACTGTTCGCCCCGGCTGGTGCTGATCGACTCGCACCAGGTGGGGCAATTTGGCGGCACGGGCGCGACGGCCGATTGGAACGCCGTGGCCGATCTGGGGGCGATGCTCGCCGAGCGTGCGATCGTACTGGCCGGCGGCCTTACGCCTGACAACGTCGCCGAGGCGATCGACACCGTGCATCCCGCCGCCGTCGACACGGCCAGCGGCGTCGAGCGCGAGCCGGGACACAAGGATCCCCTCC
- a CDS encoding AAA family ATPase, which produces MFEKFFQLTRRPFAAAPEPEFYFPAAAIEEARHTLARSIERAEGTGLLIGSTGTGKSLLCRSLAEQFRGQLEVALLAGAQLATRRALLQAVLFELSLPYRGMDEGELRLQLIDHLTRRNESTPGLLLIVDEAQTLPQRLLEELRLITNIVRQGELRVRLVVAGGPALEERFATPQLESFSQRIAARCYLRPFVHAETLGYVAHQIERSGGDSARIFEPDALDAIHRATDGIPRLVNQLCDHALVLAYTAGVKKLDAKGIEEAWADLQQLPLPWREMAAASQESATREAADVIEFGGLEDDFEFEPAHADGATIHAPTGDYAETVAHLEQLETHVDAMADEFRPVGSIRPEVEFVLPELIRSQDQAFDEEEVILDRYAELDATSWAGLPQVSSREGRELSRLLERYARRTEMPLRQEPRRAKKTASRPPADAVEPPARHLGSVAEAPLAEPAKARVIALPPQEPAVHATPAEEADLIVVEEDAAAEEVAISRPIAPVRRQEFRQLFARLRRG; this is translated from the coding sequence ATGTTCGAGAAGTTCTTTCAACTGACGCGACGACCGTTTGCGGCAGCGCCCGAGCCGGAGTTCTATTTTCCCGCGGCGGCGATCGAGGAAGCGCGGCATACGCTTGCCCGCTCGATCGAACGGGCGGAAGGAACGGGGCTGCTGATCGGTTCGACGGGGACCGGCAAGTCGCTTCTTTGCCGGTCGCTTGCCGAGCAATTTCGCGGGCAGCTTGAAGTAGCGCTGCTCGCCGGGGCACAACTGGCCACCCGGCGCGCGTTGTTGCAGGCGGTGCTTTTCGAGTTGAGCCTGCCCTACCGCGGCATGGACGAAGGAGAATTGCGTCTGCAGTTGATCGACCATCTGACGCGCCGCAACGAGAGCACGCCGGGTCTGCTGCTGATCGTCGACGAGGCGCAAACCCTGCCGCAGCGGCTGCTCGAGGAATTGCGGCTGATTACCAACATCGTGCGTCAGGGGGAATTGCGCGTACGGTTGGTGGTGGCTGGCGGCCCGGCCTTGGAAGAGCGCTTCGCGACGCCGCAGCTCGAGAGCTTCAGTCAGCGCATCGCGGCCCGCTGCTACTTGCGCCCCTTCGTGCATGCCGAGACGCTGGGTTACGTCGCGCACCAGATCGAACGGAGCGGCGGAGATAGTGCCCGCATCTTCGAACCGGACGCCTTGGACGCGATCCATCGGGCCACCGATGGCATTCCGCGGCTGGTAAATCAGCTTTGCGATCACGCGCTCGTGCTGGCGTACACGGCCGGGGTGAAGAAACTCGACGCGAAGGGGATCGAAGAGGCCTGGGCCGACTTGCAGCAGTTGCCCTTGCCGTGGCGCGAAATGGCCGCCGCCTCGCAGGAGAGCGCCACGCGCGAGGCAGCCGACGTGATCGAGTTCGGCGGTCTCGAAGACGACTTCGAGTTCGAGCCGGCCCATGCGGACGGGGCCACGATTCACGCGCCGACGGGCGATTACGCGGAAACGGTCGCCCATCTCGAGCAGCTCGAGACCCACGTCGACGCGATGGCCGACGAGTTCCGTCCGGTGGGATCGATTCGTCCGGAGGTCGAATTCGTGCTGCCCGAGTTGATCCGCTCGCAGGACCAGGCGTTCGACGAAGAGGAAGTGATCCTCGACCGCTACGCCGAGTTGGACGCCACCAGTTGGGCCGGGCTGCCACAGGTCTCGAGCCGCGAAGGGCGCGAGTTGAGCCGCCTGCTCGAACGTTATGCACGCAGGACGGAGATGCCTCTGCGACAGGAACCTCGACGAGCGAAAAAAACGGCCTCGCGACCGCCGGCGGACGCGGTCGAACCGCCGGCCCGTCATCTGGGGAGCGTCGCCGAGGCCCCGCTTGCCGAGCCGGCAAAGGCGCGGGTCATCGCGTTGCCCCCCCAGGAGCCCGCCGTGCATGCCACGCCGGCCGAGGAGGCCGACCTGATCGTCGTCGAGGAGGACGCCGCGGCGGAAGAGGTGGCGATCTCGCGTCCCATCGCGCCCGTCCGGCGCCAGGAGTTCCGCCAGTTGTTTGCTCGACTGCGACGCGGCTAG
- a CDS encoding CpsD/CapB family tyrosine-protein kinase, with protein MSRILDALKQVEAKGGDTPTDAARPVPSAPTAQPPDATAARLEATADQIASALAAAHAGEGLPTGGAAHPTATPSTPNTPMAPTPTPVFSGRRYSDRMAGGDWLADIAGSDLRPGSRLGSQYRRLRDRILSQLPRGGAAALLFASADRQSGTTTTAIHLAAVLAEVTAGDVLVVDADGRDGDLAQRLNIDAAHGLADVLAGRVGWQEAVVRIPPGCVQVLASCAKRVPAAAELPSRLSAFLGEVKRRYRAVIVDGGMASSAEATHWPGVCDGVYLCVEFEETSTKSAAEAVSLLRRAGGRVLGCVATRATPTH; from the coding sequence ATGAGCCGGATTCTCGATGCGTTGAAGCAGGTCGAAGCCAAGGGGGGCGATACGCCCACGGATGCCGCACGCCCCGTGCCCAGTGCGCCGACTGCTCAGCCGCCCGACGCGACCGCGGCCCGCCTCGAAGCGACGGCCGACCAGATCGCCTCGGCCCTGGCCGCCGCGCACGCCGGCGAAGGACTACCGACAGGTGGCGCCGCACACCCCACTGCAACGCCTTCCACGCCGAACACTCCGATGGCGCCGACACCGACGCCCGTGTTCTCTGGGCGGCGATATTCCGACCGCATGGCCGGCGGAGACTGGCTGGCCGACATCGCCGGGAGCGACTTGCGCCCCGGCAGCCGCCTGGGGAGCCAATATCGGCGGCTGCGCGACCGCATCCTTTCGCAATTGCCTCGCGGCGGCGCCGCGGCGCTGCTGTTTGCCTCGGCCGATCGGCAGTCGGGCACCACGACCACGGCCATCCACCTGGCGGCCGTGCTGGCGGAAGTGACGGCGGGCGATGTGCTGGTTGTCGACGCGGATGGTCGCGATGGCGATCTCGCGCAGCGCCTCAACATCGATGCGGCGCATGGCCTGGCCGATGTGTTGGCCGGTCGCGTGGGCTGGCAAGAGGCGGTGGTGCGAATTCCGCCGGGCTGTGTGCAGGTGCTGGCGTCGTGTGCGAAACGCGTGCCCGCCGCGGCGGAGTTGCCCTCGCGATTGAGTGCCTTCCTGGGCGAAGTGAAACGCCGCTACCGCGCGGTGATCGTCGACGGGGGCATGGCGTCGTCGGCCGAGGCCACCCACTGGCCGGGCGTGTGCGACGGGGTCTACCTCTGCGTCGAGTTCGAAGAAACCAGCACCAAATCGGCGGCCGAGGCGGTCAGCCTGCTGCGCCGCGCGGGGGGGCGAGTCCTGGGCTGTGTGGCCACCCGGGCCACGCCGACGCACTAA
- a CDS encoding SDR family oxidoreductase, giving the protein MRTVLVTGGAGFIGSHLAEALVERGDEVRILDDFSTGKLEHLDAIKEDVELIEGSITDASVVAQAVCGVDCVFHQAALASVPLSVERPLDTHAACATGTLNVLHAAQRAGVRRVVYAASSSAYGDIDTGRPDKNEQDQVSPCSPYGAAKLAGEAYCLAFAASYQIETVALRYFNVFGPRQGADSPYSAVIPLFSTALLQGRRPTIHGDGTQSRDFTYVKNVVQGNLLAADAPGVSGRVINVAMGSSTNLLDLLAQLQELLGTQIEPNFAPRRAGDVQESRADITLARKLLKYEPQVSFAEGLKRSIEFYRSEAVGAV; this is encoded by the coding sequence ATGCGTACAGTACTGGTCACCGGCGGCGCTGGGTTTATCGGTTCGCACCTGGCCGAGGCGCTCGTCGAGCGTGGCGACGAGGTCCGCATTCTCGACGATTTCAGCACCGGCAAGCTCGAGCATCTCGACGCCATCAAGGAGGACGTCGAGCTGATCGAGGGGAGCATCACCGATGCGTCGGTCGTGGCCCAGGCGGTTTGCGGCGTGGATTGCGTCTTCCACCAGGCGGCACTCGCCTCGGTGCCGCTGAGCGTCGAGCGGCCGCTGGATACGCACGCGGCCTGTGCCACTGGCACGCTGAACGTGCTGCATGCCGCCCAACGAGCGGGGGTGCGTCGCGTAGTGTATGCCGCCTCGAGCAGTGCCTACGGCGACATCGATACCGGCCGGCCCGACAAGAACGAGCAAGACCAGGTTTCTCCCTGTTCGCCCTATGGCGCGGCGAAGCTGGCGGGAGAGGCCTACTGCCTGGCGTTTGCGGCCTCGTACCAGATCGAGACGGTCGCCCTGCGTTACTTCAATGTCTTCGGACCGCGCCAGGGGGCCGACAGCCCCTATTCGGCCGTGATCCCGCTCTTCAGCACAGCGCTGCTCCAGGGACGCCGGCCCACGATTCACGGCGATGGCACGCAATCGCGCGACTTCACCTACGTGAAGAACGTCGTGCAGGGAAACTTGCTCGCGGCCGACGCCCCCGGTGTTTCGGGACGCGTGATCAATGTGGCGATGGGATCCAGCACGAACCTGCTCGATCTGCTCGCGCAATTGCAAGAACTGCTCGGCACGCAGATCGAACCGAACTTCGCGCCGCGCCGCGCGGGAGACGTGCAAGAAAGCCGCGCCGACATTACGCTCGCACGGAAGCTGCTCAAGTACGAACCGCAGGTCTCGTTCGCCGAGGGACTGAAGCGCTCGATCGAGTTCTATCGCAGCGAAGCGGTCGGGGCCGTGTAG
- a CDS encoding adenine phosphoribosyltransferase — protein MDLKRFVRSIPDFPKPGILFRDITPLLASPSAFRETIARLAEHYADRKIDAVSAAEARGFIFAAPLALELGVGFVPVRKPGKLPFQTHAFHYELEYGTDTLEIHQDGVTSGQNVLLVDDLLATGGTIDACCRLVEKAGANVAGCAFVIELDGLAGRQRIAKYDVFSLLKYD, from the coding sequence ATCGATCTCAAGCGGTTCGTTCGCAGCATTCCCGACTTCCCCAAGCCGGGCATTCTCTTTCGCGACATCACCCCGCTGCTCGCCTCGCCCAGCGCCTTTCGCGAGACGATCGCGCGACTGGCCGAACATTACGCCGATCGCAAGATCGACGCCGTCTCGGCCGCCGAGGCCCGCGGCTTCATCTTCGCCGCGCCGCTGGCACTCGAGCTGGGCGTCGGCTTCGTCCCCGTGCGCAAGCCCGGCAAGCTCCCCTTCCAGACTCATGCCTTCCACTACGAGCTCGAGTACGGCACCGACACGCTCGAGATTCACCAAGATGGTGTCACGTCCGGCCAGAACGTGTTGCTCGTCGACGATCTGCTTGCCACGGGGGGCACGATCGACGCCTGCTGCCGACTCGTCGAGAAGGCAGGCGCGAACGTCGCCGGCTGCGCCTTCGTGATCGAGCTCGATGGCCTCGCAGGCCGCCAACGCATCGCCAAATACGATGTCTTCAGCCTGTTGAAATACGACTGA
- a CDS encoding carbon-nitrogen hydrolase family protein — MKQPRLRVATCQFSVEAEIEHNRRFILAQIAEAAARGARVVHFCETALSGYVSSEFDDLAQLDWQALHDATHAICEAAGRHRIWVLLGSTHRLSAGNRPHNSVYVISDEGRIVDRYDKRFCTGTAPQQGEPEQEPYSRDLAHYTPGDRAVVFEVDGFLCSTLICYDYRFPELYRDLKRQGVEVLFQSFHNARRDRETFERRNLWRDVVPATMMCHAATNYMWMSASNSSTRYSLWPSFFVRPDGLVTGRLVPHEPAVLVSDVAPSPEIWDAARPWRDRAIAGCLHSGATIDDPRSTDHTCY, encoded by the coding sequence ATGAAACAGCCGCGTCTCCGTGTGGCCACCTGCCAGTTCTCGGTCGAGGCGGAGATCGAGCACAACCGGCGGTTCATTCTGGCGCAAATCGCCGAGGCGGCGGCGCGCGGCGCGCGCGTCGTCCACTTCTGCGAGACGGCCCTTTCCGGCTACGTCAGCTCCGAGTTCGACGACCTCGCGCAGCTCGACTGGCAGGCCTTGCACGACGCTACCCACGCCATCTGCGAGGCCGCCGGTCGGCATCGCATCTGGGTGCTGCTCGGCTCGACCCATCGCCTGAGCGCGGGGAACCGGCCCCACAACTCGGTCTATGTCATCTCGGACGAGGGACGCATCGTCGATCGCTACGACAAACGTTTTTGCACCGGCACCGCTCCGCAGCAGGGAGAACCGGAGCAGGAGCCCTACTCGCGCGATCTGGCACACTACACGCCCGGCGACCGCGCCGTCGTGTTCGAGGTGGACGGGTTCCTCTGTTCGACGTTGATTTGCTACGATTACCGCTTTCCCGAGTTGTATCGCGATCTGAAACGCCAGGGCGTGGAAGTCTTGTTTCAGTCGTTTCACAACGCGCGGCGCGATCGCGAGACCTTCGAGCGACGCAACCTGTGGCGCGACGTGGTGCCCGCCACCATGATGTGCCATGCGGCGACCAACTACATGTGGATGAGCGCCTCGAACAGCTCGACGCGGTACTCGCTCTGGCCCAGCTTCTTCGTCCGCCCCGATGGGCTCGTCACGGGGCGTCTCGTCCCGCACGAACCCGCGGTGCTGGTGAGCGACGTTGCTCCCTCCCCCGAGATCTGGGATGCCGCGCGCCCCTGGCGCGACCGCGCCATCGCAGGCTGCCTGCACAGCGGCGCCACGATCGATGATCCCCGCAGCACCGACCACACCTGTTACTGA
- a CDS encoding PmoA family protein — protein MSRAILFTACVLLTFPCASAADTKISFTVEAGSHARHHVPIRVPVVLPLDLADVNKLSVTVTGPDGKTLPGQLVEPSPIRADSGPEVQEGQVLRELWFVLPELAQGKTATFSATISPENDAATKQAAQFAWHDRPSESNELQLGTRPVLRYMYRPLDNSSPQTREQTYKIFHHVFDPADGSRIVTKGPGGLYTHHRGLFYGFNKVTYGDGKHADVWHAKGDAHQSHEGVEQAATGPVLGRHDLKIDWHGERGEVFAREQRELTAYAVPGGTLIDFTSRLAPVLGPVKLDGDPQHAGFHFRADNEVAETTKSQTYYVRPDGQGKPGETRNWPDQRDHVNLPWNALSFVLGDERYTACILDQPTNPKEARFSERDYGRFGSYFEYDVTEEHPLVVRYRVWLQRGEMTPEQVAALSADFVEPPTVKVL, from the coding sequence ATGAGTCGAGCGATTCTGTTCACTGCCTGCGTGTTGCTCACCTTCCCTTGTGCGAGCGCCGCCGATACGAAAATCTCCTTCACGGTCGAGGCCGGTTCGCACGCTCGCCACCACGTGCCGATTCGCGTGCCGGTGGTCCTCCCGCTCGACCTGGCCGACGTGAACAAGCTGTCGGTCACGGTCACCGGTCCGGACGGCAAGACGCTACCGGGACAGTTAGTCGAGCCGAGCCCGATCCGCGCCGACAGCGGGCCCGAGGTCCAGGAGGGCCAAGTGCTGCGCGAGCTGTGGTTCGTGCTGCCCGAGTTGGCCCAGGGCAAGACGGCAACCTTTAGCGCCACGATCTCCCCTGAGAACGACGCGGCAACGAAGCAGGCCGCGCAGTTCGCCTGGCACGACCGGCCGAGCGAATCGAATGAGCTACAACTCGGAACTCGCCCCGTCCTGCGCTACATGTATCGGCCGCTCGACAATTCGTCCCCCCAAACGCGTGAGCAGACCTACAAGATCTTTCACCACGTGTTCGATCCGGCCGACGGATCGCGCATTGTCACCAAGGGACCGGGCGGGCTGTACACGCACCATCGCGGACTGTTCTACGGTTTCAACAAGGTCACCTACGGCGATGGCAAGCACGCCGACGTGTGGCACGCCAAGGGAGACGCCCATCAATCGCACGAGGGCGTCGAACAAGCGGCCACGGGCCCCGTGCTCGGCCGCCACGATCTGAAGATCGACTGGCACGGTGAGCGGGGGGAGGTCTTCGCCCGCGAGCAGCGCGAGCTGACCGCCTATGCCGTCCCCGGTGGCACGTTGATCGATTTCACGTCGCGCCTCGCACCGGTGCTCGGGCCCGTCAAGCTCGATGGCGATCCGCAGCACGCCGGCTTTCACTTTCGCGCCGACAACGAGGTGGCCGAGACGACCAAGAGCCAGACCTACTACGTCCGTCCCGATGGCCAGGGAAAGCCGGGCGAGACGCGCAACTGGCCCGACCAGCGCGACCACGTGAATCTGCCCTGGAATGCCCTGTCGTTCGTGCTGGGAGACGAGCGCTACACGGCCTGCATCCTCGACCAGCCGACGAATCCGAAAGAGGCCCGCTTCAGCGAGCGCGACTACGGCCGTTTCGGCTCTTACTTCGAATACGACGTCACGGAAGAACATCCGCTCGTGGTGCGCTATCGCGTCTGGCTGCAGCGTGGCGAAATGACGCCCGAGCAGGTGGCCGCCCTGTCTGCTGATTTTGTCGAACCGCCGACCGTGAAGGTGCTATGA
- a CDS encoding (2Fe-2S)-binding protein, translated as MTDQHKHQRPPSGFNRRAFLKGSGAAATALAGGTGLVQAEEATTKIVGPDLKPITLNVNGKDHKVQAEPRTTLLEVLRLQLDLTGAKPVCTHGSSGASTVWVEGKPVEAATTLALDCVGKKIRTVESLGGDKIDPVPTAFVHHDAMQCGFCTPGFVVAVRAFLDKNPQASEAEIRAGLNGNLCRCGTYANVIQAALEVVQGGKNG; from the coding sequence ATGACGGATCAACATAAACACCAGCGACCGCCGTCGGGCTTTAATCGGCGCGCGTTCTTGAAAGGCTCGGGGGCGGCGGCCACGGCGTTGGCCGGCGGGACCGGTCTCGTGCAAGCCGAAGAGGCCACGACGAAGATCGTCGGCCCGGACCTCAAGCCGATCACGCTCAACGTGAATGGCAAGGATCACAAGGTCCAGGCCGAGCCGCGGACGACCCTGCTCGAGGTCTTGCGCCTGCAATTGGATCTGACCGGCGCGAAACCGGTCTGCACGCACGGCTCCTCCGGCGCGAGCACGGTGTGGGTCGAAGGCAAACCGGTCGAGGCCGCCACGACGCTGGCGCTCGACTGCGTGGGCAAGAAGATCCGCACCGTCGAAAGTCTCGGCGGCGACAAGATCGATCCGGTGCCGACCGCTTTCGTCCACCACGATGCCATGCAGTGCGGCTTCTGCACGCCGGGCTTCGTCGTCGCGGTGCGAGCCTTCCTCGACAAGAACCCCCAGGCGAGCGAAGCGGAGATTCGCGCGGGGCTCAACGGCAATCTCTGCCGCTGCGGCACCTATGCCAACGTGATCCAAGCCGCGCTCGAAGTGGTGCAAGGAGGAAAGAATGGCTAA
- a CDS encoding xanthine dehydrogenase family protein molybdopterin-binding subunit, with translation MAKEYNWPKFGTAALLGTDQDRIDGIPKATGTAKYSYDINYPNMLIARVLGSPHAHCKLTAIDLSAAKQVPGVVSVVAMKEPGNEIRWQGDLIACVAAESEGACAEGLAAIQAQYEMLDVFVMDDQLEAAEAAKRTSKGGDNTQLENEAGEDEDEDEFAEKELQRLFDESAAVVEGYYGIDAITHMCLEPHGSTCKWDDKKLTANLSTQNVSGTAGQFASPLGITAGDVTVHCDFIGGGFGSKFAADPWGVLCAQLAKDTGRPVRLMLDRDIELKTAGARPSAFMKVRAGADKNGVVKVWDSHHWGTGGPAGGAVSQGVIPYVFDPPNRRRKATNISTNTGPSRAWRAPNHPQACAISQTVYDDIAAKLGLDSYDVFLANLPSVSNGKAEVYADQMKVAAKLMDWKAKWHPHGKGQADGDVVTGLGMGIHTWGGGGHPSNCLIKIHPDGGVETSLGSQDLGTGTRTAIGMVVAETFGLPLSAVKVNIGSSAYPASGPSGGSTTIGGVSESNRRGAQDALRTLNELVGKKLGVEPNTLIASGGRIFVEGNPDKGLSWKEACSLLGMQPLEQKGSFVPGGASPLSSSGVAGVQMAEVAVDRATGVVRMKKFVAVQDMGLIVNRQTAASQIYGAAIMGIAFALYEQRIMDPQSGSFLNAELTDYKLPRLGDIGEIVVEMYEPESEYNRGVIGLGEPPVIAPGAAISNAVANALGIRVPVLPLTPERVLNAIEKGRNA, from the coding sequence ATGGCTAAAGAATATAACTGGCCGAAGTTTGGCACGGCCGCACTCCTCGGCACCGATCAGGACCGCATCGACGGCATCCCCAAGGCCACGGGCACGGCCAAGTATTCGTACGACATCAACTACCCGAACATGCTCATCGCCCGCGTGCTCGGTTCTCCGCACGCGCACTGCAAGCTCACCGCGATCGACCTGAGCGCGGCGAAGCAGGTGCCGGGGGTGGTGAGCGTCGTGGCGATGAAAGAGCCGGGCAACGAGATCCGCTGGCAGGGGGATTTGATCGCCTGCGTCGCCGCGGAATCCGAAGGCGCCTGTGCCGAAGGGCTGGCCGCGATTCAAGCGCAGTACGAGATGCTGGACGTCTTCGTGATGGACGATCAGCTCGAGGCCGCCGAGGCCGCTAAACGAACGAGCAAAGGGGGAGACAATACTCAGCTCGAAAACGAAGCGGGCGAGGACGAGGACGAAGACGAATTCGCCGAGAAGGAGCTGCAGCGCCTCTTCGACGAATCGGCCGCGGTGGTCGAGGGCTACTACGGCATCGACGCCATTACGCACATGTGCCTCGAACCGCACGGCTCGACCTGCAAGTGGGACGACAAGAAGCTCACGGCGAACCTGTCGACGCAGAACGTCTCGGGCACGGCCGGTCAGTTCGCCAGCCCGCTCGGCATTACGGCCGGCGACGTGACGGTTCACTGCGACTTCATCGGCGGTGGTTTCGGCAGCAAGTTCGCCGCCGATCCCTGGGGCGTGCTGTGCGCACAACTCGCGAAGGACACCGGACGTCCGGTCCGGTTGATGCTCGATCGCGATATCGAGTTGAAGACCGCCGGTGCTCGCCCCTCGGCCTTCATGAAGGTGAGAGCGGGGGCGGACAAGAATGGCGTGGTCAAGGTGTGGGACTCGCACCACTGGGGCACCGGCGGCCCCGCCGGCGGCGCGGTCAGCCAAGGGGTGATTCCCTACGTCTTCGATCCGCCGAATCGTCGCCGCAAGGCGACCAACATCAGCACGAACACCGGCCCGAGCCGCGCCTGGCGTGCGCCGAATCACCCGCAGGCCTGCGCCATTTCGCAGACGGTCTACGATGATATCGCGGCCAAGCTGGGGCTCGACAGCTACGACGTGTTCCTGGCGAATCTGCCCAGCGTCTCGAACGGCAAGGCCGAGGTCTACGCCGATCAGATGAAGGTGGCCGCCAAGTTGATGGACTGGAAGGCCAAGTGGCATCCCCACGGCAAGGGCCAGGCCGACGGCGACGTCGTGACCGGCCTGGGGATGGGCATTCACACCTGGGGTGGAGGTGGCCATCCGTCGAACTGCCTCATCAAAATCCACCCCGACGGCGGCGTCGAAACCTCGCTCGGCAGCCAGGACCTGGGGACCGGTACCCGCACCGCGATCGGCATGGTCGTGGCCGAAACGTTCGGCCTGCCCCTCTCGGCGGTGAAGGTGAACATCGGCAGCTCGGCCTATCCGGCCAGTGGTCCCTCGGGGGGGAGCACCACGATCGGCGGCGTCTCGGAGTCGAATCGCCGCGGCGCACAGGACGCTCTCCGCACGCTGAACGAGTTGGTAGGCAAGAAGCTGGGCGTCGAGCCGAATACGCTCATTGCCAGCGGTGGTCGCATCTTCGTCGAAGGGAACCCCGACAAGGGGCTCTCTTGGAAAGAGGCGTGCAGCCTGCTCGGCATGCAGCCGCTCGAGCAGAAGGGAAGCTTCGTGCCGGGGGGCGCGTCCCCCCTGTCGAGCAGCGGCGTGGCCGGCGTGCAGATGGCCGAAGTGGCCGTCGATCGCGCCACGGGCGTCGTGCGGATGAAAAAATTCGTCGCCGTGCAGGACATGGGTCTGATCGTCAATCGCCAGACGGCCGCCAGTCAGATTTACGGCGCGGCCATCATGGGTATCGCGTTCGCCCTTTACGAGCAACGCATCATGGATCCGCAGTCGGGATCGTTCCTGAACGCCGAGCTGACGGATTACAAGCTGCCGCGGCTGGGCGACATCGGCGAGATCGTCGTCGAGATGTACGAGCCCGAGAGCGAGTACAACCGCGGCGTGATCGGGCTGGGTGAACCGCCGGTCATCGCGCCGGGGGCCGCGATTTCGAACGCGGTGGCCAATGCCCTGGGGATCCGCGTGCCGGTGCTCCCCCTGACGCCCGAGCGAGTCTTGAACGCGATCGAGAAAGGAAGGAACGCCTGA
- a CDS encoding FAD binding domain-containing protein, translating into MKAFEYAAPREEHEVVGLLSAEWGHTEILAGGTDLVGLMQKMIVTPERVVNIKEVASMRGLEADSLGVTIGALANLDDLLASPELDDYMAVKQAISGMNSMQLQAQATLGGELCTRPRCWYFRNGHGLLAERGRLIEQGDHRHHAIFGNAGPAKFVSASRIAPALIALDARLRIIGPGHEDETLLPLEFFYRTPRGEHEREHTLAPNQLITHILLPPADGVSSATYEVRQSVGPETPYASAAAALWIEGGVVRDARLVLGQVAPTPWVATEAARSLVGQIVGRETARWAADVAVQAATPLPGNRHKVQMARASVERAILLAAGLPIGGF; encoded by the coding sequence ATGAAAGCCTTCGAATATGCGGCGCCGCGCGAAGAACACGAGGTGGTGGGCCTTCTCTCGGCCGAGTGGGGGCACACCGAGATTCTCGCCGGCGGAACGGACCTGGTCGGACTGATGCAAAAGATGATCGTCACGCCCGAGCGCGTGGTGAACATCAAGGAAGTGGCGTCGATGCGGGGCTTGGAGGCCGATTCGCTCGGCGTGACGATCGGGGCGCTTGCGAACCTCGACGACCTGCTGGCCAGCCCCGAGCTCGACGACTACATGGCCGTCAAACAGGCCATTTCCGGCATGAACAGCATGCAGCTTCAGGCGCAGGCCACGCTGGGTGGAGAACTGTGTACGCGACCGCGCTGCTGGTATTTCCGCAACGGGCATGGCCTGCTGGCCGAGCGTGGCCGCTTGATCGAGCAGGGGGACCATCGGCACCACGCCATCTTCGGCAATGCCGGTCCGGCCAAGTTCGTCTCGGCGTCGCGGATCGCGCCGGCGCTCATCGCGCTCGATGCTCGTCTGCGGATTATCGGCCCGGGACACGAGGACGAAACGCTGCTGCCGCTCGAGTTCTTCTACCGCACGCCGCGCGGCGAGCACGAGCGCGAGCACACGCTGGCCCCCAACCAGTTGATTACCCACATTCTGCTCCCCCCGGCCGATGGCGTGTCGAGCGCCACGTACGAGGTGCGTCAGAGCGTGGGCCCCGAGACGCCTTATGCCTCGGCGGCGGCTGCCTTGTGGATCGAAGGGGGAGTGGTGCGCGACGCACGCCTCGTGCTGGGCCAGGTTGCTCCCACACCGTGGGTGGCGACCGAAGCCGCACGCTCGCTCGTGGGGCAGATCGTGGGACGGGAAACGGCTCGCTGGGCCGCCGACGTGGCCGTCCAAGCGGCGACGCCCCTGCCGGGCAATCGCCACAAGGTTCAGATGGCGCGTGCCTCGGTCGAACGAGCGATTCTGCTTGCCGCCGGGCTCCCCATCGGGGGTTTCTAA